A single region of the Streptomyces sp. NBC_01262 genome encodes:
- a CDS encoding UTP--glucose-1-phosphate uridylyltransferase, with amino-acid sequence MTPHTTKTVRKAVVPAAGLDDVLMVTGRHKRAVEDHFDQASELERALEAKGDLACLDAVRSASALARIDHIRQGDPLGLGHAVLLGDDLIDERETLLKDMLDVRARHGGSVIALMEVDPAQIHLYGCAAVEPGGEDGVVRVTGLVEKPSADAAPSNYAVIGRYVLDPQVFDVLERTGPGRGGEIQLTDAIEELAAKGEVRGVVFRGRRYDTGDKADYLRTVVRLACDRPDLGPEFRTWLKEFVSTLDLDLDLDLDLDLNREGGRLAA; translated from the coding sequence ATGACCCCCCACACCACGAAAACCGTCAGGAAAGCCGTCGTCCCCGCCGCCGGGCTGGATGACGTGCTCATGGTCACCGGCCGCCACAAGCGGGCGGTCGAGGACCACTTCGACCAGGCGTCGGAGCTGGAACGCGCGCTGGAGGCGAAGGGCGACCTCGCCTGTCTGGACGCGGTCCGGAGCGCGAGCGCGCTGGCCCGCATCGACCACATCCGGCAGGGGGACCCGCTCGGCCTGGGCCATGCCGTGCTGCTGGGCGACGACCTGATCGACGAGCGGGAGACGCTGCTCAAGGACATGCTCGACGTGCGCGCCCGGCACGGCGGAAGCGTGATCGCGCTCATGGAGGTCGACCCCGCGCAGATCCACCTCTACGGCTGCGCCGCCGTCGAGCCGGGCGGGGAGGACGGCGTCGTCCGGGTCACGGGCCTGGTCGAGAAGCCGTCCGCGGACGCGGCGCCGAGCAACTACGCCGTCATCGGCCGCTATGTCCTGGACCCGCAGGTGTTCGACGTACTGGAGCGCACCGGGCCCGGCCGAGGCGGCGAGATCCAGCTCACGGACGCGATCGAGGAGCTGGCGGCCAAGGGCGAGGTGCGCGGGGTGGTGTTCAGGGGCCGGCGCTATGACACCGGCGACAAGGCGGACTATCTGCGGACCGTCGTACGGCTGGCGTGCGACCGGCCGGACCTCGGCCCGGAGTTCCGTACCTGGCTCAAGGAATTCGTCAGCACGCTCGACCTCGATCTGGACCTCGATCTCGACCTCGACCTCAACCGGGAAGGTGGGCGGCTCGCCGCCTGA
- a CDS encoding sensor histidine kinase, translating to MMRRLPLRSRLALLTAAAFAMAIGVAAAACWYITATQLRSSLDSSLTTVDISPGWIQLLEKKCDKTPAKTNASGPPSRITGQLLTKNGNKRCVDYADTAIVVTQADKDVATGKIHSVLRDGVRDDGTPVRVYTVKTRGGDIMTIAREISEVSEPLNKLAALLTIVGGCGVLLALGAGLLIARASLAPVHRFTAAVEHIARTEDLKVRIPVEGEDEIARLGRSFNSMTAALESSRDHQQRLIADAGHELRTPLTSLRANVDLLIRSNQTGRPLPPHKRDALLGSLQAQTQELTSLIGDLLELSRPEVAQAAAVPTALHAVVQRALQRAQLRGPGVTFLTDIDPWHVLGDPASLERAVVNLLDNAVKFSPPDGTIEVRLRDGELTVRDHGQGIPAGDLPHVFERFWRSPQARALPGSGLGLSIVAHTVQRAGGQVALLPAHGGGTMASVRLPGTAVPAPGTAQLAHIVSGL from the coding sequence ATGATGCGAAGACTGCCGCTGCGCTCCCGACTGGCACTCCTCACGGCGGCGGCCTTCGCCATGGCCATCGGGGTGGCGGCGGCGGCCTGCTGGTACATCACGGCCACGCAGCTCCGCAGCAGTCTGGACTCCTCCCTCACCACCGTCGACATATCGCCGGGGTGGATCCAGCTGCTGGAGAAGAAGTGTGACAAAACCCCCGCGAAGACGAACGCGAGCGGGCCGCCGTCCCGGATCACGGGCCAGTTGCTGACGAAGAACGGCAACAAGCGGTGCGTGGACTACGCCGACACCGCGATCGTCGTCACCCAGGCCGACAAGGACGTGGCCACCGGCAAGATCCACTCCGTACTGCGCGACGGCGTGCGCGACGACGGGACCCCCGTCCGCGTCTACACCGTGAAGACCCGCGGCGGCGACATCATGACCATCGCCCGTGAGATCAGCGAGGTGTCGGAGCCGCTCAACAAGCTCGCGGCGCTGCTGACCATCGTCGGCGGCTGCGGCGTCCTGCTCGCGCTGGGCGCGGGTCTGCTCATCGCCCGGGCCTCGCTGGCGCCCGTGCACCGGTTCACCGCCGCCGTGGAGCACATCGCCCGCACCGAGGACCTGAAGGTGCGCATCCCGGTGGAGGGGGAGGACGAGATCGCCCGCCTCGGCCGGTCGTTCAACAGCATGACCGCGGCCCTGGAGAGCTCGCGCGACCACCAGCAGCGGCTGATCGCCGACGCCGGGCACGAGCTGCGCACCCCGCTGACCTCGCTGCGCGCCAACGTGGACCTGCTCATCCGCAGCAACCAGACCGGCCGGCCCCTCCCGCCGCACAAGCGGGACGCGCTGCTGGGCAGCCTGCAGGCGCAGACGCAGGAGCTGACCAGCCTCATCGGGGATCTGCTGGAGCTGTCCCGCCCGGAGGTCGCCCAGGCCGCCGCCGTACCGACGGCCCTGCACGCCGTCGTCCAACGGGCGCTGCAACGCGCCCAGTTGCGCGGCCCCGGAGTGACCTTCCTGACGGACATCGACCCCTGGCACGTGCTGGGCGACCCGGCCTCGCTGGAGCGGGCCGTGGTGAATCTGCTGGACAACGCGGTGAAGTTCTCGCCGCCGGACGGCACGATCGAGGTCCGGCTGCGGGACGGGGAGCTGACCGTACGCGACCACGGCCAGGGCATCCCGGCCGGGGACCTCCCGCATGTCTTCGAGCGCTTCTGGCGCTCCCCGCAGGCCAGGGCCCTGCCGGGCAGCGGCCTGGGGCTCTCCATCGTCGCGCACACCGTGCAGCGCGCCGGCGGACAGGTGGCTCTGCTGCCGGCCCACGGGGGCGGAACGATGGCTTCCGTACGGCTTCCGGGGACGGCCGTTCCGGCGCCGGGGACCGCACAGCTCGCTCATATTGTGAGCGGTCTATGA
- a CDS encoding dolichyl-phosphate beta-glucosyltransferase, protein MNATTAGIAGGARQRSVEVVVPVYNEAHVLADSISRLHAYLEDSFPFPFQITVADNASTDATWQVATELTYRLPHVHAVHLEQKGRGRALKAVWSQSNADVVAYMDVDLSTGLEGFLPLVAPLLSGHSDVAIGSRLHRHSAVVRGPKREFISRCYNILLKLGLAARFSDAQCGFKAVRTDVFKAMAPHIEDNAWFFDTELLVLAERNKLRIHEVPVDWTDDPDSRVDIIKTATDDLKGMWRIAKLSLQGRAKFAVPRRANKTFVVSEQPVARERVLTGAGSAR, encoded by the coding sequence ATGAACGCAACGACAGCAGGAATCGCGGGAGGCGCCCGGCAGCGATCGGTAGAGGTCGTAGTGCCGGTGTACAACGAGGCACACGTCCTCGCCGACAGCATCAGCCGCCTCCACGCCTACCTCGAAGACTCCTTCCCCTTCCCCTTCCAGATCACCGTCGCCGACAACGCGAGCACCGACGCCACCTGGCAGGTCGCCACCGAGCTGACCTACCGGCTGCCCCACGTACACGCCGTCCACCTGGAGCAGAAAGGCCGGGGCCGCGCCCTCAAGGCCGTCTGGAGCCAGAGCAACGCCGACGTCGTCGCGTACATGGACGTCGACCTGTCCACCGGCCTCGAAGGCTTCCTGCCGCTGGTCGCCCCCCTGCTGTCCGGCCACAGCGATGTGGCCATCGGCAGCCGTCTGCACCGCCACTCGGCGGTCGTACGCGGTCCGAAGCGCGAGTTCATCTCCCGCTGCTACAACATCCTGCTGAAGCTGGGCCTGGCGGCCCGCTTCTCCGACGCCCAGTGCGGCTTCAAGGCCGTACGCACCGATGTGTTCAAGGCGATGGCCCCGCACATCGAGGACAACGCCTGGTTCTTCGACACCGAACTGCTGGTGCTCGCGGAGCGGAACAAACTGCGTATTCATGAAGTGCCGGTCGATTGGACCGATGACCCGGACAGCCGGGTCGACATCATCAAGACGGCGACGGACGACCTGAAGGGCATGTGGCGGATCGCCAAGCTGTCGCTCCAGGGCCGTGCGAAGTTCGCCGTGCCGCGCCGTGCGAACAAGACCTTCGTCGTCAGCGAGCAGCCGGTCGCCCGCGAGCGGGTCCTCACCGGCGCCGGGTCCGCGCGATGA
- a CDS encoding GtrA family protein, giving the protein MSAGQGGKAGLRQLLHFGIIGAVSTVAYMVLYLGARQVMPAIWANALALLVTAVANTAANRRFTFGVSGSKDALRHQLEGGMAFAIGLALTTGAVAGLHLLAPNASHGIELAVLVGANAAATIIRFVLMRLWVFSPRRRPSQSPEYAS; this is encoded by the coding sequence ATGAGCGCGGGCCAGGGCGGTAAGGCCGGTCTGCGGCAGCTGCTGCACTTCGGGATCATCGGAGCCGTCAGCACGGTCGCGTACATGGTCCTGTACCTGGGCGCCCGGCAGGTCATGCCGGCGATCTGGGCCAACGCCCTGGCCCTGCTGGTCACCGCCGTCGCCAACACCGCCGCCAACCGCCGCTTCACCTTCGGGGTCTCCGGATCCAAGGACGCCCTGCGGCACCAGCTCGAAGGCGGCATGGCCTTCGCCATCGGGCTGGCACTCACCACCGGCGCCGTCGCCGGACTGCACCTCCTGGCCCCCAACGCTTCCCACGGCATCGAGCTCGCCGTGCTGGTCGGTGCCAACGCCGCCGCCACCATCATCCGCTTCGTCCTCATGCGGCTCTGGGTCTTCAGCCCGCGGCGCCGCCCTTCACAGTCCCCGGAGTACGCGTCATGA
- a CDS encoding glycosyltransferase family 39 protein, which produces MTTQLAPPAPVEDNPRSHRAAPPADNSLADRGKRLFLGKPEDPRWARPTLWAILLLATALYAWNLTTISGNSFYNAAVYSGTKSWKAFFFGSLDAGNWSTVDKPPFALWMMGLSARIFGYGTWQLMLPQIAAGLGTVGLTYRLVRRDFGHVAATIAGLVVTLTPITVAITRDTNPDPILVCLMMLGAASLMKAVRTGRMMPLVWSGIWIGCAFNTKMMQAYVVLPAFFLVYLWAAKGSIGRRIRNLAVGTVALIVSSAWWMVIVDLIPASSRPYIGGSTDGTVWDLVIGYNGFGRIFGASSSVGSQGNSASFGGTAGIGRLFNSIMGGQISWLIPFAIVAVLGGLILIGRAPRTDAKRASLLLWGGWGAIHYLTFALAEGTFHPYYVTAMAPAIAALCGAGGVMLYKAFREGDAAKWAWVLPVAIAASGIWAVVLLQRVSGSGTAYTVAEIVAGAGSVLAILGLLAGRFLGKNRLVGIAALAAVVALLAGPTAYSLSAATSATNGTNPTAGPSTGGGMGGGGGGMGGGSAPSGTGAKSGSMPSGTKPTGNPPSGGMGGSSSSSSSSSGSSSSSSSSSTQQQAGGGGGGGMGGSVSSDMITYLLKHQDGATWLVAVSNDQTASSIILASGQPAMSMGGWSGNDNSMTLAKLKALVKAGKLHYIMVSSTGGQSSNSEITAWVKKVGTEVKTSAYTTSSSTSSSSSTSTTTSTSSGLYRLDASDVS; this is translated from the coding sequence ATGACGACCCAACTCGCCCCGCCGGCCCCCGTCGAGGACAATCCTCGCTCCCACCGGGCCGCCCCGCCCGCCGACAACAGCCTCGCCGACAGAGGAAAGCGCCTCTTCCTCGGCAAGCCCGAAGACCCCCGCTGGGCCCGCCCCACCCTCTGGGCGATCCTGCTGCTCGCCACCGCCTTGTACGCCTGGAACCTGACGACGATCAGCGGCAACTCCTTCTACAACGCCGCCGTCTACTCCGGCACCAAGTCCTGGAAGGCCTTCTTCTTCGGCTCCCTGGACGCGGGCAACTGGTCGACCGTCGACAAGCCGCCGTTCGCCCTGTGGATGATGGGCCTGTCCGCCCGGATCTTCGGCTACGGCACCTGGCAGCTGATGCTCCCGCAGATCGCCGCCGGGCTCGGAACGGTGGGCCTCACGTACCGCCTGGTGCGGCGCGACTTCGGCCACGTGGCCGCCACCATCGCCGGCCTGGTGGTGACGCTGACCCCGATCACCGTCGCCATCACCCGTGACACCAACCCCGACCCGATCCTCGTCTGCCTGATGATGCTCGGCGCGGCCAGCCTGATGAAGGCCGTCCGCACCGGCCGGATGATGCCGCTGGTGTGGTCCGGGATCTGGATCGGCTGCGCCTTCAACACCAAGATGATGCAGGCCTACGTGGTCCTGCCCGCCTTCTTCCTGGTCTACCTCTGGGCCGCCAAGGGCTCCATCGGCCGCCGGATCCGCAACCTGGCCGTCGGCACGGTCGCCCTGATCGTCAGCAGCGCCTGGTGGATGGTCATCGTCGACCTGATCCCCGCCTCCTCCCGCCCCTACATCGGCGGCTCGACCGACGGCACGGTCTGGGACCTCGTCATCGGCTACAACGGCTTCGGCCGCATCTTCGGCGCCAGCAGCTCCGTCGGCAGCCAGGGCAACAGCGCCAGCTTCGGCGGCACGGCGGGCATCGGCCGCCTCTTCAACAGCATCATGGGCGGCCAGATCTCCTGGCTCATCCCCTTCGCCATCGTCGCCGTCCTCGGCGGCCTGATCCTCATCGGCCGCGCCCCGCGCACCGACGCCAAGCGCGCCTCGCTCCTCCTTTGGGGCGGCTGGGGCGCCATCCACTACCTGACCTTCGCCCTCGCCGAGGGCACCTTCCACCCCTACTACGTCACCGCCATGGCCCCGGCCATCGCAGCCCTGTGCGGCGCCGGTGGCGTGATGCTCTACAAGGCCTTCCGTGAAGGCGACGCCGCCAAGTGGGCCTGGGTCCTCCCGGTCGCCATCGCCGCCTCGGGTATCTGGGCGGTCGTCCTCCTCCAGCGCGTCTCCGGCTCCGGCACGGCGTACACCGTCGCCGAGATCGTCGCCGGCGCCGGCTCCGTCCTCGCCATCCTCGGCCTCCTCGCCGGCCGCTTCCTCGGCAAGAACCGCCTGGTCGGCATCGCCGCCCTGGCCGCCGTGGTCGCCCTCCTCGCCGGTCCCACCGCCTACTCCCTCTCCGCGGCGACCTCCGCCACCAACGGCACCAACCCCACGGCCGGCCCCTCCACGGGCGGCGGCATGGGCGGCGGAGGCGGCGGCATGGGCGGCGGCTCCGCCCCCAGCGGCACCGGCGCCAAGTCCGGCTCGATGCCCTCCGGCACGAAGCCCACCGGCAACCCGCCGTCCGGCGGCATGGGCGGCTCGTCCAGCTCCAGCAGCTCCAGCTCCGGCTCCTCCTCGTCCTCCTCCTCGTCCAGCACCCAGCAGCAGGCGGGTGGCGGCGGTGGCGGCGGAATGGGCGGCAGCGTCAGCTCCGACATGATCACGTACCTGCTGAAGCACCAGGACGGCGCCACCTGGCTCGTGGCCGTCTCCAACGACCAGACCGCATCGTCGATCATCCTGGCCTCCGGCCAGCCCGCGATGTCCATGGGCGGCTGGAGCGGCAACGACAACTCCATGACCCTCGCCAAGCTCAAGGCCCTGGTCAAGGCGGGCAAGCTGCACTACATCATGGTCAGCAGCACCGGCGGCCAGTCCTCCAACTCCGAGATCACCGCCTGGGTCAAGAAGGTCGGCACCGAGGTCAAGACCTCCGCCTACACGACGAGCTCCTCGACTTCTTCGAGCTCCTCGACCAGCACCACCACCAGCACCAGCAGCGGCCTCTACCGCCTGGATGCCTCCGACGTCAGCTGA
- a CDS encoding PH domain-containing protein, with amino-acid sequence MSEGVFAREYRLRKWPPPNRFLIVPFLVLIAIQHATSPMPLTVADVAVSVILPVCVVYLVLREVRGRTLLGPDGITVKGALRVRRIAWADIHDIRPEPVKKGPPWVVRVYDRAGRRFVLPHVNDEQVDDPAEVEAIIDAWKARRGPDWAPLPGTEAAIRLEAARRKAWMWAGIVGIVVMVCTFVVSIGLVFKDVDVPSYMMFVLPAAVFGVTGAALSLRVGRRA; translated from the coding sequence GTGAGCGAGGGTGTGTTCGCGCGCGAGTACCGCCTGCGGAAGTGGCCGCCGCCGAACAGGTTCCTCATCGTCCCCTTCTTGGTGTTGATCGCGATCCAGCACGCCACGAGCCCGATGCCGCTCACCGTCGCCGACGTGGCGGTATCCGTCATCCTGCCCGTGTGCGTCGTGTACCTCGTGCTGAGGGAAGTGCGGGGCAGGACCCTCCTCGGTCCCGACGGCATCACCGTCAAAGGCGCGTTGCGCGTGCGCCGGATCGCCTGGGCCGACATCCACGACATACGGCCGGAGCCCGTCAAGAAGGGGCCGCCGTGGGTCGTCCGGGTGTACGACCGCGCCGGGCGGCGGTTCGTGCTTCCGCACGTGAACGACGAGCAGGTGGACGACCCGGCCGAGGTCGAGGCCATCATCGACGCCTGGAAGGCGCGACGCGGACCTGACTGGGCTCCGCTGCCGGGCACGGAGGCCGCGATCCGGCTGGAGGCGGCGCGCCGGAAGGCGTGGATGTGGGCGGGCATCGTGGGCATCGTTGTGATGGTCTGCACGTTCGTTGTGTCCATCGGGCTGGTCTTCAAGGACGTTGACGTCCCGTCATACATGATGTTCGTCCTGCCGGCAGCGGTGTTCGGCGTCACGGGCGCGGCTCTCAGTCTGCGGGTCGGCAGGAGGGCATAG
- a CDS encoding dienelactone hydrolase family protein, giving the protein MADVILFHHVLGLTPGVIRFADQLRVAGHRVTVPDLYEGATFSSLEDGMAYAEGIGIETVVERGVAAADGVPERAVYAGFSLGVMPAQKLAQTRAGALAAILYHGGVPASLYGSEWPAEVVLQAHVNDQDPWGELDEVVAPLVKGAADAQLFTYSGTNHLFTDAGLTEYNPESAALVMERTLSLLSRWP; this is encoded by the coding sequence ATGGCCGACGTGATTCTGTTCCACCACGTCCTGGGGCTCACCCCGGGCGTGATCCGCTTTGCCGACCAGTTGCGCGTGGCCGGGCATCGGGTGACGGTGCCCGACCTGTATGAGGGCGCAACGTTCAGCAGCCTTGAGGACGGCATGGCGTACGCGGAGGGGATCGGCATCGAGACCGTCGTGGAACGCGGGGTCGCGGCGGCGGACGGGGTGCCGGAGCGGGCGGTGTACGCAGGGTTCTCGCTCGGGGTGATGCCTGCACAGAAGCTGGCGCAGACCCGGGCGGGGGCGCTGGCGGCGATCCTGTATCACGGCGGCGTACCGGCGAGCCTGTACGGCAGCGAGTGGCCGGCGGAGGTCGTGCTCCAGGCCCACGTCAATGACCAGGACCCGTGGGGCGAGCTGGACGAGGTGGTCGCGCCGCTGGTCAAGGGGGCGGCCGACGCGCAGTTGTTCACGTACTCCGGTACGAACCACCTGTTCACCGACGCCGGCCTCACTGAGTACAACCCGGAATCCGCCGCGTTGGTGATGGAGCGTACGCTCAGCCTGCTCAGCCGCTGGCCCTGA
- a CDS encoding cupin domain-containing protein has translation MTLVNLMDSVPMGLAPGLDPSSVKVIRMHGLPLREESHPSPEALLVLDGHLELDVCGSPVSLSKGELYLLPAGTPHTTRRGSHGTLAIVQFQEA, from the coding sequence ATGACTCTGGTCAACCTGATGGACTCCGTCCCCATGGGCCTGGCTCCGGGCCTGGATCCCTCCTCCGTCAAGGTCATCCGCATGCACGGCCTCCCCCTCCGCGAGGAGTCCCACCCCTCCCCCGAGGCCCTCCTCGTCCTCGACGGCCACCTCGAACTCGACGTCTGCGGCAGCCCCGTATCCCTCTCCAAGGGCGAGCTCTACCTCCTCCCCGCCGGCACCCCCCACACCACCCGCCGCGGCAGCCACGGCACGCTCGCCATCGTCCAGTTCCAGGAAGCCTGA